Proteins from a genomic interval of Equus quagga isolate Etosha38 chromosome 13, UCLA_HA_Equagga_1.0, whole genome shotgun sequence:
- the PRX gene encoding periaxin encodes MEARSRSAEELRRAELVEIIVETEAQTGVSGINVAGGGKEGIFVRDLREDSPAARSLSLQEGDQLLSARVFFENFKYEDALRLLQCAEPYKVSFCLKRTVPTGDLALRPGTVAGYEIKGPRAKVAKLNIQSLSPVKKKKMVVPGALGAPADLAPIDVEFSFPKFSRLRRGLKAEAVKGPVPAAPTRRRLQLPRLRVREVAEEAQAARLAAAAPPPRKAKEEAEVAAGARFTAPQVELVGPRLPSAEVGVPQVSAPKGPRDVAPAAEAVSGFALHLPTLGLGAPAPPPVEPVAVGIQVPQVELPPLPSLPTLPTLPCLETREGAVAVVVPTLEVAAPSVGVDLALPGAEVAAPAEAPEVALKMPRLSFPRFGARAKEVPEAKVAKGIPEAKVKGPRLRMPTFGLSLLEPRPAAPEAVVESKLKLPTIKMPSLGIGVSPPDVKVPKAPEVKLPKVPEAALPEVRLPEVELPKVSEMKLPKVPEMAVPEVRLPEVQLPKVPEMKLPKVPEMAVPEVRLPEVQLPKVPEMKLPKVPEMAVPEVRLPEVQLPKVPEMKLPKVPEMKLPKVPEMAVPEVQLPEVQLPKVPEMKLPKVPEMAVPEVRLPEVQLPKVSEMKLPKMPEMAVPDVQLPEVQLPKVPEMKVPEMKLPELKLPKVPEMAVPDVRLPEVQLPKVSEMRLPEVRAPKIPEVHLPKPPEVKLPKAPEGQLKASGAEQAEGMEFGFKMPKVTMPKLGRAGSPSRGKPGEAGAEGSGKLVTLPCLQPEVGSEARVGVPSLTLPSVELDLPRALSLEGQVPAAEAGKAERAEGPGVAAGVGEGAFRMPSVEIVTPQLPTVEAGEGRPEVTEMKGKPASKFSLPKFGLSGPKVAKAEAEGAGRATKMKVSKFALSLPKARAGTEAEAKGAGEAGLLPALDLSIPQVSLDAHLPSGKVEVAGADVKLKGPRFALPKFGVRGRDTEAGELVPGAAELEGKGWGWDGRVKMPKLKMPSFGLTRGKEAEIQGERVSPGEKSESTAGQLKIPEVELVTLGAQEEGGAEGAVAVSGVRLSGLQASTTRQVGTEGQDGGLRMPLGISLPQVELASFGEATPGQQAESAAPPAEGTAGYRVHVPQVTLSLPGTQAAGGELLVGEGVFKMPAVTVPQLELDVGLSREAQVGEAATGEGGPRLKMPTLGARAGAGGERPGDQSPGAERTFHLSLPDVELSPPAVGSHAEYQVAEGEGDAGHKLKVRLPRFGLARAKDGVEEGEKAKSPKLRLPRVGFSQSEAVPGEGSPSPEEEEEEGSGEGASGCRGRVRVRLPRVGLASPSKASRGQEGEAAPKSPGGEKSPKFRFPRVSLSPKAPGRSGDQEESGFRVRLPSVGFSETGAPGPTRMEGAQAAVV; translated from the exons GGGACCAGCTGCTGAGCGCCCGCGTGTTCTTCGAGAACTTCAAGTACGAGGACGCGCTACGCCTGCTGCAATGCGCCGAGCCTTACAAGGTCTCCTTCTGCCTGAAGCGCACTGTGCCCACCGGGGACCTGGCGCTGCGGCCCGGGACCGTGGCCGGCTACGAGATCAAGGGCCCGCGGGCCAAGGTGGCCAAGCTG aacATCCAGAGTCTGTCCCctgtgaagaagaagaagatggtgGTGCCCGGGGCCCTGGGGGCCCCTGCAGACCTGGCCCCCATTGATGTCGAATTCTCCTTCCCCAAGTTCTCCCGTCTGCGTCGGGGCCTCAAAGCCGAGGCTGTCAAGGGTCCTGTCCCAGCCGCCCCCACCCGCCGGCGCCTCCAGCTGCCTCGGCTGCGCGTCCGAGAAGTGGCGGAGGAGGCCCAGGCAGCCCGGCTGGCCGCTGCCGCTCCTCCCCCCAGGAAAGCCAAAGAGGAGGCCGAGGTGGCAGCGGGAGCCCGTTTCACGGCCCCCCAGGTGGAGCTGGTTGGGCCCCGGCTGCCCAGCGCTGAAGTGGGTGTCCCCCAGGTCTCAGCCCCCAAGGGGCCGCGGGACGTGGCCCCCGCAGCGGAGGCAGTCAGCGGCTTTGCCCTCCACCTGCCGACCCTTGGGCTGGGAGCCCCAGCTCCGCCTCCTGTGGAGCCCGTGGCCGTTGGGATCCAGGTCCCCCAAGTGGAGCTGCCTCCCTTGCCCTCGCTACCCACTCTGCCCACGCTTCCATGTCTGGAGACCCGGGAAGGGGCCGTGGCGGTGGTGGTGCCCACTCTGGAAGTGGCAGCACCTTCAGTGGGGGTGGACCTGGCCTTGCCGGGTGCAGAGGTGGCGGCTCCAGCAGAGGCACCTGAGGTGGCCCTGAAGATGCCCCGTCTCAGTTTCCCCCGCTTTGGGGCTCGAGCAAAGGAAGTTCCTGAGGCCAAGGTGGCCAAGGGCATCCCCGAGGCCAAGGTGAAGGGGCCCAGGCTTCGGATGCCCACCTTCGGGCTTTCTCTCCTGGAGCCCCGACCCGCTGCCCCTGAAGCCGTTGTCGAGAGCAAGCTGAAGCTGCCCACCATCAAGATGCCCTCCCTTGGCATTGGGGTCTCGCCGCCTGACGTCAAGGTACCCAAGGCGCCTGAGGTGAAGCTCCCCAAAGTGCCCGAGGCGGCCCTTCCAGAAGTGCGACTCCCAGAGGTGGAGCTCCCAAAAGTGTCGGAGATGAAACTCCCAAAGGTGCCAGAGATGGCGGTGCCAGAGGTTCGACTCCCAGAAGTGCAGCTGCCGAAGGTGCCTGAGATGAAGCTCCCTAAGGTGCCTGAGATGGCCGTGCCAGAGGTTCGACTCCCAGAGGTGCAGCTGCCAAAGGTCCCCGAGATGAAGCTCCCAAAGGTGCCCGAGATGGCTGTGCCAGAGGTTCGACTCCCAGAGGTGCAGCTGCCAAAAGTCCCTGAGATGAAGCTCCCAAAGGTGCCCGAGATGAAGCTCCCGAAGGTGCCCGAGATGGCTGTGCCGGAGGTTCAGCTCCCGGAGGTACAGCTGCCGAAAGTCCCCGAGATGAAGCTCCCGAAGGTGCCAGAGATGGCCGTGCCAGAGGTTCGACTCCCGGAGGTACAGCTGCCAAAAGTCTCAGAGATGAAGCTCCCGAAGATGCCCGAGATGGCCGTGCCGGATGTGCAACTCCCAGAGGTGCAGCTGCCAAAAGTCCCAGAGATGAAAGTCCCCGAGATGAAGCTCCCGGAGTTAAAACTCCCCAAGGTGCCCGAGATGGCCGTGCCGGACGTGCGCCTCCCGGAGGTGCAGCTGCCAAAGGTGTCGGAGATGCGGCTGCCAGAAGTGCGGGCGCCAAAGATCCCAGAGGTGCATCTTCCGAAGCCCCCCGAGGTGAAGCTGCCCAAGGCTCCAGAGGGGCAGCTCAAAGCGTCTGGGGCGGAGCAGGCAGAGGGTATGGAATTTGGCTTCAAGATGCCCAAGGTGACCATGCCCAAGCTAGGGAGGGCGGGGTCCCCATCACGAGGCAAGCCAGGCGAGGCAGGGGCTGAGGGCTCGGGGAAGCTGGTGACACTCCCCTGTCTGCAGCCAGAGGTGGGCAGCGAGGCTCGTGTGGGGGTCCCCTCTCTCACACTGCCCTCAGTGGAGCTGGACCTGCCACGGGCTCTCAGCCTGGAGGGGCAGGTCCCAGCAGCAGAAGCGGGCAAGGCAGAGCGGGCAGAGGGCCCCGGGGTGGCAGCAGGGGTCGGGGAAGGGGCCTTCCGAATGCCGTCTGTTGAGATCGTCACTCCACAGCTGCCCACCgtggaggctggggaagggcGGCCGGAGGTGACAGAGATGAAAGGCAAGCCAGCCTCCAAGTTCTCCCTGCCCAAGTTTGGACTCTCGGGGCCAAAGGTGGCAAAGGCAGAGGCTGAGGGGGCCGGGCGGGCCACCAAGATGAAGGTGTCCAAgtttgccctctccctccccaaggcTCGGGCCGGGACTGAGGCTGAGGCCAAAGGGGCAGGCGAGGCGGGCCTGCTGCCTGCCCTCGATCTGTCCATCCCGCAGGTCAGCCTGGATGCCCATCTGCCCTCGGGCAAGGTGGAGGTGGCCGGGGCTGACGTGAAGCTCAAGGGGCCCAGGTTCGCCCTGCCCAAGTTTGGGGTCAGAGGCCGGGACACGGAGGCGGGAGAATTAGTGCCGGGGGCGGCCGAGCTGGAGGGCAAGGGCTGGGGTTGGGATGGGAGGGTGAAGATGCCCAAGCTGAAGATGCCCTCCTTTGGACTGACTCgaggaaaggaagcagaaatcCAGGGTGAGCGTGTCAGCCCTGGAGAAAAGTCAGAGTCCACGGCGGGGCAGCTGAAGATCCCCGAGGTGGAGCTAGTCACGCTGGgggcccaggaggaagggggcgCCGAGGGGGCAGTGGCTGTCAGTGGAGTACGGCTTTCAGGCCTGCAAGCATCCACGACCAGGCAAGTGGGCACTGAGGGCCAGGACGGGGGGCTGAGGATGCCCCTGGGCATCTCCCTGCCCCAGGTGGAGCTGGCCAGCTTTGGGGAGGCCACCCCGGGGCAGCAGGCCGAGAGTGCAGCCCCTCCAGCAGAGGGCACGGCAGGCTACAGGGTCCACGTGCCTCAGGTGACCTTGTCTCTGCCTGGAACCCAGGCGGCGGGCGGTGAGCTCTTGGTGGGTGAGGGCGTCTTCAAGATGCCTGCAGTGACAGTGCCCCAACTTGAGTTGGACGTGGGGCTGAGCCGAGAGGCGCAGGTGGGTGAGGCAGCCACAGGCGAAGGTGGGCCGAGGCTGAAGATGCCCACGCTGggggccagagctggggctgggggagagcgGCCTGGGGACCAGTCCCCGGGGGCTGAGCGCACCTTCCATCTCTCACTGCCCGACGTGGAGCTCTCGCCACCCGCCGTGGGCAGCCATGCCGAGTACCAGGTGGCAGAGGGTGAGGGGGATGCTGGACACAAGCTCAAGGTGCGGCTGCCCCGGTTTGGCCTGGCGCGGGCCAAGGACGGGGTTGAGGAGGGCGAGAAGGCCAAGAGCCCCAAACTCAGGCTGCCCCGCGTGGGCTTCAGCCAGAGCGAGGCGGTCCCCGGGGAGGGCTCccccagcccagaggaggaggaagaggagggcagcGGGGAAGGGGCCTCCGGGTGCCGAGGCCGTGTCCGAGTCCGCTTGCCCCGTGTGGGCCTGGCTAGCCCTTCCAAGGCCTCTCGGGGGCAGGAGGGTGAGGCAGCCCCCAAG